From Salinirubellus salinus, the proteins below share one genomic window:
- the ligA gene encoding NAD-dependent DNA ligase LigA, whose product MSDSSDAEEPESAAEPGVDNPYVWSPPTEFEPVEALDRETAERQVEQLREAVRYHDRRYYEEADPVVDDRTYDALFSRLQDLEGAFDLVTDDSPTQRVSGEPLDELETVEHVAPMRSVDSSGDAEAVREFDERVRRNLEASDWDGELRYVCEPKFDGVSVEVVYEDGVYERAATRGDGREGDDITRNVRTVRSIPRRLDDDPPGFLALRGELFMPRDAFQAYNRELVERGEEPFANPRNATAGTVRQLDPSVVSERPLDCFFFDVLAADPDPVETHWERHETLPEWGLQVNDRVERVDDIEAAIEYRDRLVEERDDLNYEIDGVVVKVDDYAACEALGSTSRAPRWAFAYKFPPRSEETTVREIAVQVGRTGRLTPVALLDPVEVGGVTVSRASLHNPEQIAQLDVNIGDRVKVERAGDVIPYVEAVVEKGDREGHFEFPDHCPACESAVERDGPLAFCTGGVACPAQLQRAVEHYASRSGLDIEGLGEKNVQQLIDAGLVDGIPSLYDLTVEELAELAGWGETSAENLVGELEAATEPELADFLTALGVPEVGPTTARTLARSFGTLDALMDADTDRLREVEDVGEVVAEEIHEFFRSERNREVVAALRERGVEPQEAETVAGDELAGLTFVFTGSLEGLTRTEAQELVERHGANATSSVSGNTDYLVAGPGAGSKVDDAEAEGVPVLDQTEFEALLAERGVTV is encoded by the coding sequence ATGAGCGATTCGTCGGACGCCGAGGAGCCCGAGTCGGCGGCCGAACCCGGCGTCGACAACCCCTACGTCTGGAGCCCGCCGACCGAGTTCGAGCCGGTCGAGGCGCTCGACCGCGAGACGGCCGAGCGACAGGTCGAGCAGTTGCGCGAGGCCGTCCGCTACCACGACCGCCGCTACTACGAGGAGGCCGACCCGGTCGTCGACGACCGGACCTACGACGCGCTGTTCTCGCGCCTGCAGGACCTCGAGGGAGCGTTCGACCTCGTCACGGACGACTCGCCGACCCAGCGGGTGAGCGGCGAACCGCTGGACGAACTCGAGACGGTCGAGCACGTCGCGCCGATGCGGTCGGTCGACTCCTCGGGCGACGCCGAGGCCGTCCGGGAGTTCGACGAGCGGGTCCGTCGGAACCTCGAGGCGAGCGACTGGGACGGTGAGCTGCGTTACGTCTGCGAGCCGAAGTTCGACGGCGTCAGCGTCGAGGTCGTCTACGAGGACGGCGTCTACGAGCGGGCCGCGACCCGCGGAGACGGGCGCGAGGGGGACGACATCACACGGAACGTCCGGACCGTGCGCTCGATCCCGCGGCGACTGGACGACGACCCGCCGGGGTTCCTCGCGCTCCGCGGGGAGCTGTTCATGCCGCGGGACGCGTTCCAGGCGTACAACCGCGAACTCGTCGAGCGCGGCGAGGAGCCGTTCGCCAACCCCCGGAACGCCACCGCGGGGACGGTGCGACAGCTCGACCCGAGCGTGGTCTCCGAGCGACCGCTCGACTGCTTCTTCTTCGACGTCCTCGCGGCCGACCCGGACCCGGTCGAGACGCACTGGGAGCGCCACGAGACCCTGCCCGAGTGGGGGCTGCAGGTCAACGACCGGGTCGAGCGCGTCGACGACATCGAGGCGGCCATCGAGTACCGCGACCGCCTCGTCGAGGAGCGGGACGACCTGAACTACGAGATCGACGGCGTGGTCGTGAAGGTCGACGACTACGCCGCCTGCGAGGCGCTCGGGAGCACGTCGCGGGCGCCACGCTGGGCGTTCGCGTACAAGTTCCCGCCACGGAGCGAGGAGACCACCGTCCGCGAGATCGCGGTGCAGGTGGGCCGGACCGGCCGGCTCACGCCCGTCGCGCTGCTGGACCCGGTCGAGGTCGGCGGCGTGACGGTCTCGCGGGCGAGCCTCCACAATCCCGAGCAGATAGCACAACTCGACGTGAACATCGGGGACCGCGTGAAGGTGGAGCGGGCGGGCGACGTCATCCCGTACGTCGAGGCGGTCGTCGAGAAGGGCGACCGCGAGGGGCACTTCGAGTTCCCCGACCACTGTCCGGCCTGTGAGTCGGCCGTCGAGCGGGACGGGCCGCTCGCGTTCTGTACCGGCGGGGTGGCCTGTCCCGCCCAGTTACAGCGTGCGGTCGAGCACTACGCCTCGCGCTCGGGCCTCGACATCGAGGGGCTGGGCGAGAAGAACGTCCAGCAGCTCATCGACGCCGGCCTCGTCGACGGCATCCCGTCGCTGTACGACCTGACCGTCGAGGAGCTGGCCGAACTGGCGGGCTGGGGCGAGACGAGCGCCGAGAACCTCGTGGGCGAGCTGGAGGCTGCGACGGAGCCCGAACTCGCTGACTTCCTGACGGCGCTCGGGGTGCCGGAGGTCGGCCCCACGACGGCTCGCACCCTCGCTCGCTCGTTCGGGACGCTCGACGCGCTGATGGACGCCGACACCGACCGTCTGCGGGAGGTCGAGGATGTAGGCGAGGTGGTCGCCGAGGAGATACACGAGTTCTTCCGGAGCGAGCGGAACCGCGAGGTGGTGGCGGCCCTGCGCGAGCGCGGGGTGGAACCGCAGGAGGCCGAGACCGTCGCCGGCGACGAACTCGCGGGGCTGACGTTCGTGTTCACCGGGTCGCTGGAGGGGCTGACCCGGACCGAGGCGCAGGAACTGGTCGAGCGACACGGCGCGAACGCCACGAGCAGCGTCTCGGGCAACACCGACTACCTCGTCGCCGGCCCGGGCGCCGGGTCGAAGGTCGACGACGCCGAAGCCGAGGGGGTGCCGGTCCTCGACCAGACCGAGTTCGAGGCGTTGCTGGCCGAGCGGGGCGTCACGGTCTGA
- a CDS encoding PHP domain-containing protein translates to MVVADLHVHTTNSDGSMELDEVPTAAARAGVDVVAITDHDRLNPALHTPVTHVDGITLLHGIELRVDAGPFRVDLLGYGAQPTGSLAEAVERLQRNRIERAREITGCVEARLDVSLDVEFTEGVGRPHIARAIDASDADLDYGGAFEELIGNDGPCYVPREVPDFETGVELLAGSCGLVGLAHPFRYDDPEAALELCADLDAVERFYPYGREVDEALLDRYVERYDLVRTGGSDAHDDVLGLAGLDADDYRRFRNAVDLSA, encoded by the coding sequence ATGGTTGTCGCGGACCTCCACGTCCACACGACGAACTCCGACGGGTCGATGGAACTCGACGAGGTGCCGACGGCGGCAGCGCGCGCCGGCGTCGACGTCGTCGCCATCACGGACCACGACCGACTCAATCCGGCCCTGCACACGCCGGTGACGCACGTCGACGGGATCACCCTCCTCCACGGCATCGAACTCCGGGTCGACGCCGGCCCGTTCCGGGTGGACCTGCTCGGCTACGGCGCCCAGCCGACCGGCTCGCTGGCCGAGGCGGTCGAGCGCCTCCAGCGGAACCGCATCGAGCGCGCCCGCGAGATCACCGGGTGCGTGGAGGCCCGTCTCGACGTGTCCCTCGACGTCGAGTTCACCGAGGGAGTCGGCCGGCCCCACATCGCCCGTGCCATCGACGCGAGCGACGCCGACCTCGACTACGGCGGCGCCTTCGAGGAGCTCATCGGGAACGACGGCCCCTGTTACGTCCCCCGCGAGGTGCCCGACTTCGAGACGGGCGTCGAACTCCTCGCCGGCTCGTGCGGCCTCGTCGGACTGGCCCACCCGTTCCGGTACGACGACCCCGAGGCCGCGCTCGAGTTGTGTGCGGACCTCGACGCCGTCGAGCGGTTCTACCCCTACGGCCGGGAGGTGGACGAGGCGCTCCTCGACCGCTACGTCGAGCGGTACGACCTCGTGCGGACGGGCGGGTCGGACGCCCACGACGACGTCCTCGGCCTCGCGGGGCTGGACGCCGACGACTACCGTCGCTTCCGGAACGCCGTCGACCTCTCGGCGTAG
- a CDS encoding OapC/ArvC family zinc-ribbon domain-containing protein, with the protein MPHQCTTCGHTFADGSKEMLSGCPECGGNTFQFHPAGTDVPDEPPSEEPPEPEGGAATNRVGRAATKVRDFVGSGSAEEQSRTQSESAASGAASGAESGAAATDAGTGTGTGTGTGTETEASAPDPEAPWPDAGDDATSADAGAGPAVEDDHDSEIIDADARREAAEDRAQSSARGEIASPDEVADGAAAAEAESPSGGANPSASGGSVAPSGAGDTLTDAPSAGADGPPSGEGRVVSEPTGEQPDIEELREQLNDQFESIKIVEPGEYELNLMELYNREEYIIALQENGRYVIQVPENWLGDRPGSQQS; encoded by the coding sequence ATGCCACACCAGTGTACCACGTGCGGGCACACGTTCGCCGACGGCTCCAAGGAGATGCTCTCGGGCTGTCCGGAGTGCGGCGGAAACACGTTCCAGTTCCACCCCGCCGGCACGGACGTCCCGGACGAGCCACCGAGCGAGGAGCCACCGGAACCGGAGGGCGGCGCCGCGACCAACCGCGTCGGCCGGGCCGCCACGAAGGTCCGCGACTTCGTCGGTAGCGGGTCGGCAGAGGAACAATCACGGACCCAGTCCGAGAGCGCCGCGTCCGGAGCCGCATCCGGAGCCGAGTCCGGGGCCGCGGCCACCGACGCTGGGACTGGCACTGGCACTGGCACTGGGACCGGGACTGAGACCGAGGCCAGCGCCCCCGATCCTGAGGCCCCGTGGCCCGACGCCGGCGACGACGCCACGAGCGCCGACGCCGGGGCGGGTCCCGCAGTCGAGGACGACCACGACTCGGAGATCATCGACGCCGACGCGCGTCGCGAGGCCGCCGAAGACCGGGCGCAGTCGAGCGCCCGCGGCGAGATCGCAAGCCCCGACGAGGTGGCTGACGGTGCCGCCGCAGCCGAGGCCGAGTCGCCGTCCGGGGGTGCGAACCCCTCCGCTTCCGGTGGAAGTGTGGCACCGTCTGGCGCGGGGGACACTCTCACGGACGCTCCCTCCGCCGGCGCCGACGGGCCGCCCAGCGGCGAGGGACGCGTCGTCAGCGAGCCGACGGGCGAGCAGCCGGACATCGAGGAGCTCCGCGAACAGCTCAACGACCAGTTCGAGTCCATCAAGATCGTCGAGCCCGGCGAGTACGAGCTGAACCTGATGGAGCTGTACAACCGCGAGGAGTACATCATCGCGCTCCAGGAGAACGGCCGCTACGTCATCCAGGTCCCGGAGAACTGGCTGGGTGACCGGCCGGGCTCCCAGCAGTCCTGA
- a CDS encoding DUF6757 family protein, which produces MQCHYCDREAAVAVEKDHIKVGLCEDHFRERIEELRESGWLDELQDELDVDR; this is translated from the coding sequence ATGCAGTGTCACTACTGCGACCGGGAAGCCGCCGTCGCAGTCGAGAAGGACCACATCAAGGTCGGTCTCTGCGAGGACCACTTCCGCGAGCGCATCGAGGAACTCCGCGAGTCCGGGTGGCTCGACGAACTCCAGGACGAACTCGACGTGGACCGATAG
- a CDS encoding Cdc6/Cdc18 family protein: protein MNDRDTHADEGEYETDVDEDPGAGGVDANGADTNGADTGGANGADHENGAGSDPDSAPDAHATPAESTPPEDPIDIEDLLLDDAEEDPDGASRGLFDDLLEGEPIFEKKEVLRPAYTPNKLPHREEQINNMATILVTALRGDTPSNILIYGKTGTGKTASAKFVSEELESTSQKYEVPCEVEYINCEVTDTQYRVLAQLANKFIEKNENVIEAKLEEVRDLHEAVDERGPAALEDTEYDTLEALTDRIDELETELAEMEPVPMTGWPTDRVYSTFFDAVDYHERVVVIMLDEIDKLVEKSGDDTLYNLSRMNSELENSRVSIIGISNDLKFTDFLDPRVKSSLGEEEIVFPPYDATQLRDILQQRANVAFKQETLTDDVIPLCAAFAAQEHGDARRALDLLRTAGELAERDRTDIVNEKHVRKAQDKIELDRVVEVVRTLPTQSKLVLYATILLEKNGVHSINTGEVFNIYKRLCGEVDADVLTQRRVTDLISELDMLGIVNAVVVSKGRYGRTKEISLSVPIDETEAVLLSDSRLGDIEDVQPFVQARFDN, encoded by the coding sequence ATGAACGACAGGGACACACACGCGGACGAGGGAGAGTACGAGACCGACGTCGACGAGGACCCCGGTGCCGGTGGGGTCGACGCCAACGGGGCCGACACGAACGGGGCAGATACCGGTGGCGCGAACGGGGCGGACCACGAGAACGGGGCCGGTTCGGACCCGGACTCGGCTCCCGACGCCCACGCGACCCCGGCGGAGTCCACTCCCCCCGAGGACCCCATCGACATCGAGGACCTGCTCCTCGACGACGCGGAGGAGGACCCCGATGGCGCCTCCCGCGGGCTGTTCGACGACCTGCTGGAGGGCGAACCCATCTTCGAGAAGAAGGAGGTCCTCCGCCCGGCCTACACGCCGAACAAGCTCCCCCACCGCGAAGAGCAGATCAACAACATGGCGACCATCCTCGTCACCGCGCTTCGCGGGGACACCCCCTCGAACATCCTCATCTACGGGAAGACCGGGACCGGGAAGACCGCGAGCGCGAAGTTCGTCAGCGAGGAACTCGAATCCACGAGCCAGAAGTACGAGGTCCCCTGCGAGGTCGAGTACATCAACTGCGAGGTGACCGACACCCAGTACCGCGTGCTCGCGCAACTCGCGAACAAGTTCATCGAGAAGAACGAGAACGTCATCGAGGCGAAGCTCGAGGAGGTCCGCGACCTCCACGAGGCGGTCGACGAACGCGGTCCCGCCGCCCTCGAGGACACCGAGTACGACACCCTCGAGGCGCTGACCGACCGCATCGACGAACTGGAGACCGAACTCGCGGAGATGGAACCCGTCCCGATGACGGGGTGGCCGACCGACCGCGTCTACTCCACGTTCTTCGACGCCGTCGACTACCACGAGCGCGTGGTCGTCATCATGCTCGACGAGATCGACAAGCTCGTCGAGAAGTCCGGCGACGACACGCTCTACAACCTCTCGCGGATGAACTCCGAACTCGAGAACTCCCGCGTCTCCATCATCGGCATCTCGAACGACCTGAAGTTCACCGACTTCCTCGACCCCCGTGTCAAGTCCTCGCTCGGCGAGGAGGAGATCGTCTTCCCGCCGTACGACGCCACCCAGCTGCGCGACATCCTCCAGCAGCGCGCCAACGTCGCGTTCAAGCAGGAGACGCTCACCGACGACGTCATCCCGCTCTGTGCCGCGTTCGCCGCGCAGGAACACGGTGACGCCCGCCGCGCCCTCGACCTCCTCCGCACCGCGGGTGAACTCGCCGAGCGCGACCGGACCGACATCGTCAACGAGAAGCACGTCCGCAAGGCCCAGGACAAGATCGAACTCGACCGCGTGGTCGAGGTGGTCCGAACCCTTCCGACCCAGTCGAAACTCGTCCTCTACGCCACCATCCTGCTCGAGAAGAACGGCGTCCACTCCATCAACACCGGCGAGGTATTCAACATCTACAAGCGCCTCTGTGGGGAGGTCGACGCCGACGTCCTCACCCAGCGCCGCGTGACCGACCTCATCTCCGAACTCGACATGCTCGGCATCGTCAACGCCGTCGTCGTCAGCAAGGGGCGCTACGGCCGCACCAAGGAGATCTCCCTGTCGGTCCCCATCGACGAGACCGAGGCCGTCCTCCTCAGCGACTCCCGGCTCGGGGACATTGAGGACGTGCAGCCGTTCGTGCAGGCGCGGTTCGACAACTAG
- a CDS encoding DUF2073 domain-containing protein gives MAELKADDGGDDGDGVQIDLISAERMENLRTMEKIRLILDGVHDDNIVILESGLTPDEESKLIEVTMSEISPDGFTGIEIETYPSGGSDSGFLGRIMGKKDDSKLTVIGPANRIKTLHKDENFISTLVTRK, from the coding sequence ATGGCAGAACTCAAAGCCGACGACGGTGGTGACGACGGGGACGGGGTCCAGATCGACCTCATCAGCGCCGAACGGATGGAGAACCTCCGGACGATGGAGAAGATACGGCTCATCCTCGACGGGGTGCACGACGACAACATCGTCATCCTCGAGAGCGGGCTCACGCCCGACGAGGAGTCGAAGCTCATCGAGGTCACGATGTCCGAGATCAGCCCAGACGGGTTCACCGGCATCGAGATCGAGACCTACCCGAGCGGCGGGAGCGACTCCGGCTTCCTCGGGCGCATCATGGGGAAGAAGGACGACTCGAAACTGACCGTCATCGGCCCGGCGAACCGCATCAAGACGCTCCACAAGGACGAGAACTTCATCAGCACGCTCGTCACGCGCAAGTGA
- a CDS encoding DUF5789 family protein, with the protein MQFMADVGEKLDAHSYPATTTELIEAYGEMEFDTDDTESLGEVLGRLGEETYQDSEGARLAALSAVGEGAIGRKGYSDRDAPTVGENSEADLLSF; encoded by the coding sequence ATGCAGTTCATGGCCGACGTGGGCGAGAAGCTCGACGCACACTCGTACCCGGCGACGACGACGGAGCTCATCGAGGCGTACGGTGAGATGGAGTTCGACACCGACGACACCGAGTCGCTCGGCGAGGTGCTGGGCCGGCTGGGCGAGGAGACCTACCAGGACAGCGAGGGGGCTCGGCTCGCCGCGCTCTCGGCCGTCGGCGAGGGTGCCATCGGTCGCAAGGGTTACTCGGACCGCGACGCCCCGACCGTCGGCGAGAACAGCGAGGCAGACCTCCTCTCCTTCTGA
- a CDS encoding GTP-binding protein translates to MGLLTDFRDSIRRVTRSLFSAQDPKRIGIYGPPNAGKTTLANRIARDWTGDAIGPESHVPHETRRARRKENVEIQRDGKSVTIDIVDTPGVTTKVDYKEFLEHDMEEDDAIRRSREATEGVAEAMHWLREDVDGVIYVLDSTTDPFTQVNTMLIGIIESQDLPVLILANKTDLDDSSVTRIRNAFPQHETIPLSALEGDNMDEVYEKIAEYFG, encoded by the coding sequence ATGGGACTGCTTACCGACTTCAGAGACAGTATCAGGCGGGTCACGCGGAGTCTGTTCTCCGCGCAGGACCCGAAGCGGATCGGTATCTACGGCCCGCCGAACGCGGGGAAGACGACGCTGGCCAACCGTATCGCACGGGACTGGACCGGCGACGCCATCGGGCCCGAGAGCCACGTACCGCACGAGACACGGCGTGCCCGGCGCAAGGAGAACGTCGAGATCCAGCGTGACGGCAAGAGCGTCACCATCGACATCGTGGACACGCCCGGCGTGACCACGAAGGTCGACTACAAGGAGTTCCTCGAGCACGACATGGAGGAGGACGACGCCATCCGTCGGTCGAGGGAAGCGACCGAGGGCGTCGCCGAGGCCATGCACTGGCTCCGGGAGGACGTCGACGGCGTCATCTACGTGCTCGACAGCACGACCGACCCGTTCACGCAGGTGAACACGATGCTCATCGGCATCATCGAGAGCCAGGACCTGCCGGTCCTCATCCTCGCGAACAAGACCGACCTCGACGACTCGTCGGTGACGCGCATCCGCAACGCGTTCCCCCAACACGAGACCATCCCGCTCTCCGCGCTGGAGGGTGACAACATGGACGAGGTCTACGAGAAGATCGCGGAGTACTTCGGGTGA
- a CDS encoding NAD(P)/FAD-dependent oxidoreductase, giving the protein MTLSTVPRYDGDRLSRGDGHAVVLGGSVAGLCTARVLADEYGTVTVLERDPLPDAPVPRDGVPQAAQPHALLEAGRSTIEDLFPSYGESLVAAGGLVIDAASDFRLYDEGGFLADGPRRMPMYSASRPLFEHVLRECVASLDGVELRGECHSTGYRFDESAGRVTGAVVRNETGDRETVSADLVVDATGRASRTPAWLAEHGYERPPVDEVHVGLEYSTIVVERPPDERDAIWGPASPPNTRGAGAAPVEGGRWQVVLHGVHGTSPPSDPDEFEAFAAGLPFPDVERLLADHPRRDDEVVRYPFPSNRRHRYESLDRVPEGLVVVGDAVASYNPIYGQGISVATLGALVLHHALADGGRASLGERFFDRVSPVTDVAWTMAVGADFQFPQTTGPKPRGADLLARYLSRLTRRAHTDGALSDALFRVIMMEREPASLLRPGVVWRVLRPRP; this is encoded by the coding sequence ATGACGCTCTCGACCGTCCCGCGCTACGACGGCGACCGACTCTCGCGTGGTGACGGCCACGCGGTCGTCCTCGGCGGGAGCGTCGCCGGGCTCTGTACCGCACGCGTCCTCGCCGACGAGTACGGGACGGTCACCGTCCTCGAGCGTGACCCGTTGCCCGACGCCCCCGTCCCACGTGACGGGGTCCCGCAGGCCGCGCAACCACACGCCCTGCTGGAGGCCGGGCGGTCGACGATCGAGGACCTGTTCCCGAGCTACGGTGAGAGCCTCGTCGCTGCCGGTGGACTCGTCATCGACGCCGCGAGCGACTTCCGGCTCTACGACGAGGGGGGCTTCCTCGCCGACGGACCGAGGCGGATGCCGATGTACTCGGCCAGCAGACCACTGTTCGAGCACGTCCTCCGCGAGTGCGTGGCCAGCCTCGACGGGGTCGAACTCCGGGGAGAGTGCCACTCGACCGGCTATCGCTTCGACGAGTCGGCAGGCCGGGTTACCGGCGCCGTCGTCAGGAACGAGACGGGTGACCGGGAGACGGTGTCGGCCGACCTCGTGGTGGACGCGACCGGGCGAGCGAGTCGGACGCCGGCGTGGCTGGCCGAGCACGGCTACGAGCGTCCACCCGTCGACGAGGTCCACGTCGGCCTCGAGTACAGCACCATCGTCGTGGAGCGACCACCCGACGAGCGAGACGCCATCTGGGGACCGGCGTCCCCACCGAACACCCGAGGGGCAGGGGCGGCGCCCGTCGAGGGGGGTCGCTGGCAGGTGGTGTTGCACGGGGTCCACGGGACGAGTCCACCGTCCGACCCGGACGAGTTCGAAGCGTTCGCCGCGGGCCTCCCGTTCCCCGACGTGGAGCGACTGCTCGCCGACCATCCCAGACGCGACGACGAGGTCGTCCGGTACCCGTTCCCCTCGAACCGGCGACACCGCTACGAGTCGCTCGACCGGGTGCCCGAGGGACTGGTCGTCGTCGGCGACGCCGTCGCCAGCTACAACCCGATATACGGACAGGGGATCTCGGTGGCCACGCTCGGGGCGCTCGTCCTCCACCACGCGCTGGCAGACGGGGGGCGAGCGTCGCTCGGTGAGCGGTTCTTCGACCGGGTCTCGCCAGTGACCGACGTCGCGTGGACGATGGCCGTCGGCGCCGACTTCCAGTTCCCCCAGACGACCGGCCCGAAACCACGGGGTGCCGACCTCCTCGCCCGGTACCTCTCCCGGCTGACCCGGCGGGCACACACCGACGGGGCGCTCAGTGACGCACTCTTCCGGGTCATCATGATGGAGCGAGAACCCGCCTCGCTCCTGCGGCCTGGCGTGGTGTGGCGCGTCCTCCGCCCGCGGCCGTGA
- a CDS encoding phosphotransferase family protein, with the protein MDPVVRSVLAEALASDVRATELAPTGNSKRTVFATLADGREVVVQHATGDELATETALWRAVDARTDVPVADILAAGETIHPETGARHSYVVGERVDGVDLHTAFTELAPPDRDAVARTLGRSLGELHAAFPFERYGEVVATGAGLRVREASAATTSDWQAWFAEYLQAGLAGLGPELADLVPEVRAAVDLERLPEHPPATLFPWDLRPGNAILDERTGEVAALLDWGAPLAADPALSLAKAEYLVADWYAPDAPDAATADRVREAFRDGYAEHRPVPGVSRAYRLAAVVRSAYDSRGEVTRPGYPEREGEAAVAFHRRHLRAALGSPADREPEGETTV; encoded by the coding sequence ATGGACCCGGTCGTTCGCTCCGTCCTCGCCGAGGCGCTCGCGAGCGACGTCCGCGCGACCGAACTGGCTCCCACGGGCAACTCCAAGCGGACCGTCTTCGCGACGCTCGCGGACGGCCGCGAGGTGGTCGTCCAGCACGCCACGGGCGACGAGCTGGCAACCGAGACGGCGCTCTGGCGGGCCGTCGACGCCCGCACCGACGTCCCGGTCGCGGACATCCTCGCCGCGGGCGAGACCATCCACCCCGAGACCGGCGCCCGACACTCGTACGTCGTCGGCGAGCGCGTCGACGGCGTCGACCTCCACACCGCGTTCACCGAACTCGCTCCACCCGACCGGGACGCCGTCGCCCGCACGCTCGGTCGCTCGCTGGGCGAACTCCACGCGGCGTTCCCGTTCGAGCGCTACGGCGAGGTGGTCGCCACCGGCGCCGGCCTCCGGGTACGCGAGGCGTCCGCCGCCACCACGAGCGACTGGCAGGCGTGGTTCGCCGAATACCTGCAGGCCGGCCTCGCCGGTCTCGGTCCGGAACTGGCCGACCTCGTGCCCGAGGTCCGGGCGGCAGTCGACCTCGAGCGCCTGCCCGAACACCCACCTGCGACCCTCTTCCCGTGGGACCTCCGCCCCGGCAACGCGATACTGGACGAGCGGACGGGCGAGGTGGCCGCCCTCCTCGACTGGGGCGCACCGCTCGCGGCGGACCCGGCGCTCTCGCTGGCGAAGGCCGAGTACCTCGTCGCCGACTGGTACGCCCCCGACGCCCCCGACGCCGCCACCGCCGACCGCGTGCGCGAGGCCTTCCGCGACGGTTACGCCGAACACCGACCCGTCCCCGGCGTCTCCCGTGCCTACCGTCTCGCCGCGGTCGTCCGCTCGGCGTACGACTCCCGTGGCGAGGTGACGCGGCCGGGCTACCCCGAACGCGAGGGCGAGGCGGCGGTGGCGTTCCACCGCCGGCACCTCCGAGCCGCCCTCGGCTCGCCGGCCGACCGGGAGCCGGAGGGTGAAACGACCGTTTGA